A region of Paenimyroides aestuarii DNA encodes the following proteins:
- a CDS encoding DUF6174 domain-containing protein, with protein sequence MKKIYLLGLLIFISITMSCDNEEDYYIRFDESTFNEQRALWEHAKNQNYSFQYSYASSTGPIIADIIVENGIQINEEETPGSYTIDDIYKMIENDFIYAKTRDNRDLYGVSINVEYNKEFHYPEKINYSVSFKNENMAGGGGYNAEITNFTLN encoded by the coding sequence ATGAAAAAAATATACTTATTAGGTTTATTAATTTTCATTTCGATAACGATGAGTTGTGATAATGAGGAGGATTATTATATTCGTTTTGATGAAAGTACATTTAATGAACAAAGAGCATTATGGGAGCATGCAAAAAATCAAAATTATTCATTTCAATATAGTTATGCATCTTCTACTGGACCAATTATTGCAGATATAATTGTAGAGAATGGTATTCAAATTAACGAAGAAGAAACGCCGGGTAGCTACACGATTGATGATATTTATAAAATGATTGAAAATGATTTTATTTACGCTAAAACTAGAGACAATAGAGATTTGTATGGTGTATCAATAAATGTAGAATATAACAAAGAATTTCATTATCCAGAGAAAATTAATTATTCGGTTTCATTTAAAAATGAAAATATGGCAGGTGGAGGTGGTTACAATGCCGAAATAACAAATTTTACTTTAAACTAA